From a single Intestinibaculum porci genomic region:
- the truA gene encoding tRNA pseudouridine(38-40) synthase TruA gives MRIKCIVAYDGTLFHGWQIQPNVRSVQEEIQKALKNITGENIVIHSSGRTDAHVHAHNQVFHFDSDKNLPEKQWQRALNHFLPADIYIKDSCFVNEDFHSRYSVKEKEYHYILSTNTYSPFDRHYIYQYPYGKLDLKIMQEAAQIFIGEHDFASYCVYDQYGNTIRTLYDFIISEEDGVFTFVLKGNGFRRYMVRHIVGGVIQVGAHRKSIAFLQDLLDSKGAKKCLFKAEPEGLYLEHVYYEED, from the coding sequence ATGAGAATTAAATGTATTGTGGCTTATGATGGAACGCTCTTTCATGGCTGGCAGATCCAGCCGAATGTGCGCAGTGTGCAGGAAGAGATCCAGAAGGCCTTAAAGAATATTACCGGGGAAAACATTGTCATTCATTCTTCGGGCAGAACGGATGCCCATGTGCATGCCCATAATCAGGTTTTCCACTTTGACAGTGATAAAAACTTACCCGAAAAACAATGGCAGCGGGCTTTAAATCATTTTTTGCCAGCTGATATTTATATTAAAGATTCCTGCTTTGTCAATGAAGATTTTCATTCCCGTTACAGCGTTAAAGAAAAGGAATATCATTATATTCTTTCTACGAATACATATAGTCCTTTTGATCGTCATTATATTTACCAGTATCCTTATGGAAAATTAGACTTAAAGATTATGCAGGAAGCAGCGCAAATCTTTATTGGAGAACATGACTTTGCGTCTTACTGTGTCTATGATCAGTATGGTAATACCATTCGCACGCTCTATGATTTTATCATTAGCGAAGAGGATGGTGTCTTTACCTTTGTATTAAAAGGTAATGGCTTTAGACGTTATATGGTTAGACATATTGTGGGCGGTGTTATTCAGGTAGGGGCGCACCGTAAATCGATTGCCTTCTTACAGGATCTTTTAGATTCCAAAGGAGCTAAGAAATGTCTTTTTAAAGCCGAACCAGAAGGTTTATATTTAGAACATGTGTATTACGAAGAGGACTAA
- a CDS encoding energy-coupling factor transporter transmembrane component T family protein, giving the protein MDSVVFGQYLPGNSFMHRLDPRLKIAGLIALLILVFFDAGFLGYAIIGLYVIACLISSKMPAKRVVKAMKPMLFMIAFLAIFNLLLLKTGHVIFKFGFLKIYSGAVSQTFYIIVRLVLIISLTTILTATTKPLDLTLGLEHLMKPLKKVSFPTHEVAMMISIALRFIPTLLEETQRIMKAQASRGVDFNEGSFKEKIAAIISLIIPLFISAFQRAEDLANAMESRNYIPGAPRTRYHELKWRSADTFALISVIALCACIITMSILR; this is encoded by the coding sequence GTGGATAGTGTAGTATTTGGGCAGTATCTGCCAGGGAATTCCTTTATGCATCGCTTGGATCCGCGTTTGAAGATTGCTGGGTTAATTGCTTTATTAATCTTAGTTTTCTTTGATGCGGGGTTCCTTGGTTATGCGATTATTGGTCTTTATGTCATCGCTTGTCTGATTTCTTCTAAGATGCCGGCTAAAAGAGTTGTAAAAGCAATGAAGCCAATGTTATTTATGATTGCTTTTTTAGCCATCTTTAACTTGCTGCTATTAAAAACCGGACATGTGATTTTTAAGTTTGGTTTCTTAAAGATCTATTCTGGAGCGGTTTCTCAGACTTTTTATATCATTGTTCGTCTGGTTTTAATTATCTCATTAACGACGATCTTAACGGCCACGACAAAGCCTTTAGATTTAACTTTAGGGTTAGAACATTTAATGAAACCATTAAAGAAAGTCAGCTTTCCTACTCATGAAGTGGCAATGATGATCTCTATTGCCTTACGTTTTATTCCAACTTTATTAGAAGAAACCCAGCGTATTATGAAAGCTCAGGCTTCTCGTGGGGTGGATTTTAATGAAGGCAGCTTTAAAGAAAAGATTGCGGCGATTATTTCTTTAATCATTCCATTATTTATTAGTGCTTTCCAGCGTGCTGAAGATTTAGCCAATGCGATGGAAAGTCGTAACTATATTCCTGGTGCCCCAAGAACCCGTTATCATGAATTGAAATGGAGAAGTGCTGATACCTTTGCCTTAATCAGTGTCATAGCTTTATGTGCTTGTATCATCACAATGAGTATTTTACGATGA